The following is a genomic window from Campylobacter lari subsp. lari.
ACCTAAAGCAATTTTTTCTATATTCATATGTTTTCTATAAGATAAAACCGCAGTAAGTGAGCCAAAAGTGCTTTGAAGTTTATTGGTAGCTAGGGCTAAATGAGGAGGGATTCCACAAGCAAACAAAGCAGGTATAGTAATAAGTCCACCACCACCTACAATCGCATCAACACAGCCTGCAAAAGCAGCAACAAAAAATAAAATCACATAATAAGTTAATTCAAGCTCCATAAGCTTTCCTTGTTTTGTCCGATTCTATATAGAGCAAAATCATATTTTATAGGATCTTGTGGATCAAATTTTTTAAGACTTCGAGTAAGCTCTAAAACACTTTTAAAATCATAAATCTTACGCTTTAAAAGCTTAAGTTTTAATGAAACTTTATGAGTATGAGTATCTAAGGGTATGAGTAAATCTTTTTTATCGATATTTTTAAACAAACCCAAATCAAGCTCATCATTTCTTACCATCCACCTAAGATACATATTGTACCTTTTTAAAGGACTTTTTGGAGTTTTAAATTCTTTTGAAAAGAAAAATTCATAACCATGGCTTTTATAAGGATTAAGTTTATAAATTGTTTCTATGAAAGCTTTTATTGCATGTGTGATGTTTTGCTCTTTTTGATAAGTTTTGGTAAAAATATTTTCTATACTATCTTCATTTTTTAAGCGTTTAAGTGTGATAAAAATTTGAGCTATGTCATGGGAGTT
Proteins encoded in this region:
- a CDS encoding TIGR02757 family protein, with the translated sequence MQIKALLDEAILSKNTQEELFSHPDPLQIASVYKDETIALICALFAYGNAKNIVNFLKKLDFSLLEKNDEIIKKECKDLKYRFQNSHDIAQIFITLKRLKNEDSIENIFTKTYQKEQNITHAIKAFIETIYKLNPYKSHGYEFFFSKEFKTPKSPLKRYNMYLRWMVRNDELDLGLFKNIDKKDLLIPLDTHTHKVSLKLKLLKRKIYDFKSVLELTRSLKKFDPQDPIKYDFALYRIGQNKESLWSLN